TGGGGCCATCTCCGATCATCATGACATGGGTCATGTCTTTAGTGACGATGACTTGCTCGTTGTAAACGCCTTCCTTAATGTATATCACAAACGTCTTGTTGCTCTTCTTCGGGATCAACGTCAGCGCCTCTCCCACCGTCTTGAACTTCCCGCTCCCGTCCTTCGCCACCACCACGTCCGGCTTCACCGTTGCCGGAGTCGCCTCCATCAGGTTCCGCCTGGACTCCCACCACGCACTGTCGTCCGCTGCCGAGTCATCTGACTCATCCGACAGCAACCTCCTGCTGAACCCGGGAATCTGCAACGACGACAACAGCGAAGAGATCTCCGACACCATGGCGAGCCCGTTGCTGCTGAGCTCGCCGGCGGTCTTGAGAACCTTCTTCATTTTCTCACCGGCGTCGCCCGTGGTGTTCTCGAACCCGTCGAGGCACGTCTGCTGGTACGTGATGGCGCCGCCGAGCCAAACCTTGAGGTCCTCCACGTAGTCGTCGAGGTTGCTGAGGTTGAACTCGCCGAGCTGGTTGAACGAGTTCTGGAGATCGTCGATGGAGTAATCCATAAGCTCGCGGCAGTTCTCGAGAGCCTGCGAGGTTCTCGGGTCCTTCGCGAGCTCCTGCAGGGTGGTGGAGTTCTTCGCTGCCTCCCTGATCTCGTTCATGGCGACCTGGAAGCCGGCCTTGATCAGTTCCTTGGGGTCGGAGGTGTTTCCGGCGGCAGACGAGAGGGTCTTCTCGCAGGTTTCCTTGTAGTCAGTAGGCTGGCAGATGGCCTTTACCGCTTTCGTGGTGGTGGAGATATCGCCGGAACCAGAACTCGAACCGGTACCCGCGGAGGAGCCCTGGCGGTGGCTGACGCCAACCGCGACAGCCACCACCATGGCAACCAGGACTATGGAAGAGACGCCAATGATGGCGACCTTCTTCTTCTTGCCTCCGGCGGCAGGGGGTCGACCGCCGGAAACATTGTTGTAACCCTGAAACGACATCGTACGTTGGTTAAATTAAACTGCGAGTAATTAATTCGTTGTGCGCTAAGAGATCGAAAAGGAACAGAGCGGTTGGTACAGAGATTGAATGAGATGGATGCATGCAGCGTGAGGAGGCGCGCCCTAGGGCTCTAGAGGCGAAGAGGGAGATGGAGGAGTTTAAATAAGGGAACGAGTGAAGTTGCATTTGATGAACGTGAGGGCAGGAGAGTTGCtgctaaaaaaaaaaggaaagtaagAGGGTTTATGGACCTTATGGTACTTGTTAAAtttgggattttccatatttGCAATTCTTGCTGCATGCATGCCTTCaattaatttctttctttttctttattccgGTGGAGTATTATCGATGGTGGACGTTGACCCGGGGGGATGGTCAGTGTTGACCTAGGAACGACTGGCGAAGAAAGGTGACCGCCGCTAGCTGCAAGGGAGAAGGTCACCGGAGAATGTTATGGCTGTTTTTGCGCAAGTTCTATGGTCCAACATGGCCATGCATATATGgtaaattttggatatttaatttgGGTGGAGTAGTGTAAAATAAGAGTATTGTTTCAAATATGAAAGAATTGTTCCTTATTTCAAGTATTTTTTGTATTgctacacacacgcacacacgtGTGGCCATTTGATTTTTCGGCAATTGAGCTTTCAATTCGCTATATGTTATGCTGCAAAAGTGGTTTTAAAAGTGGGGAATATATGGCTAAAATTCTTTAAGTTTATAACTCTGGGTTAATTTGAAacttaattttatattttcacaaattaattTAATAGGAAATTAGATCTAATTTTacttaaattcatacaaattcaaattcaaaacctaattactattctCCCAACTCATCTTAACTATTTCCTCTTAAATAAAAGCACATATGATCTAgactaagaaaataattttaattattttatacgTATCTTTTTTTCCTTTCGAAgtatcattttttcttttttataacaCAAGAACTCTAACCACCAATGAGCctttcggaccccctggtgcggcaccaaccCCCCAGAGTGCACCCCCTCATAATTAAGTCGAATGCGGTTAATTTACAGTTCTCGGCACTTACCGGGCCGGCCATTCGCTCAATTCTTCATACCAGGACACGTGTCATGCATGATCGGTTTATGCCCGTGTGTAGTTAGGCCGATCTCTGAGCACATCAAGTAGGACTCGAACCCATGATCCTCCACTAACCTTCTCGACCCTTACCATTGTTCCATGCTCGTGGGGGGCTTGAAGAATCATTTTATATACAGGTCACGCGATGTATCAAAATAATTTACATAATGTCACCGGATTAAATGGTTtcatttagaatttttttttggaagCTTAATTACATTAAAATTATGCGATGGGAGGTAATATTCCATCTCACATCTTATCTCTTTCAAAATTTGATCGAGATTGgcatctaatatatatatatatatatatgattgtatgtggtctttaaaaagaaatatattaaatggTGGCTGGGATTAGTCAAAATAACCAATTCGAGTGCCTCTTGCCTCAGCCAATAGAAAGGAAGACCCAAGAAAATTAGGATAAAGATAACAGAGCTCAGACCCTCCGATATGTTCAAAGtagatgattattattattattattattattattattattattattattattattattgtaacaTGATTTTTAAATGTATCCGTTTGCAAATGTAGCATGCATGCACCAGGGATTTATTAATCAAATTGGTAATGtacaatcatttttttttttttttttttcaaaaaaagagttattgaatttttaaaaattatttaattaaagatAAACTTGAGTAGTATACTTTTTGTAGGTAGTTTATCAATTTAGTTTAACAAAATAGTGTTCAACACTACATATTTAGAAATTTCGGTAAATGAATATgcacaaaaaaaattttatgaaaatcattAGAGAAATTATtttcaattcaatattcatattggaGCCGTTAGTGACTCAAGTcacttatattttgaaaatttcttaTACTTTTCTTggtgtttgctttctaattaaaTTATATTGACAACCCAACACTAATCTACCCAAGTGTCAAACTAATTCAAACCATGTTGAATACATTTcaactttgattttaatttttttgtcaaACCCACTTAATTATTGTTTGGTCAAAAATTTGAGCTCGATCCCAACCACAAGTAGCCCTACCCACTACTAGAACTACCCACTACTAGAATTGCGCTATCGTAGTTCATCACCATTGTAACAATCAAGATTAACGATCATTTCGTCTAGTGTTGGAGTATTCCATCTTATATTGAGAATATGGaattaaaaaggaaagaagaaagaattaaaatagaaagaaagaaagaagaaaagagttagtTAGCAGAGTCTTGTTAAAGAATTAGTTAGAATAATTAGTAATTAGTTTACTTTGTTATTttgttgtattataaatagatcTTAAGTCTgatgtaaatttaatttttcattaatcACAATTCAGCATTTGCTGTTTGCCATTTCTGTTTATATTCTCTCCACTAAACTCAGgatctcaacatggtatcagagcaattgaaTCCCAGTTAACTTCTGGAATATCTGAACCTCGTTCGATTGAATGAAACATCTTGACAtcatcttctctttctttttcttttttctccaaTAATGGTCTCAAGGGATCGGAAAATGGTTGGAGAGACTGCGAGCGAATAGAATATTAGAAAAATTGCGCAAGAAGCATCTTCCTAATTTCTTGAAAATGAGTTCTGAAAATTCTCTTATCAACCCTTCAAATGACTCATCGAGTCCATATTATCTGCGAACGGTCGCTTTTATTTTAGTCTTAGCTTCTGCCCACCTTTCCGAATGAAAGTAGAGGAATGTCTCATTATGCTTTGGATTTCATTTATATGAattgcatttttcattttttttttatgcttttcttAGGGTGGACCCTCTATAACTAAAATTCATTAATTTAACTGGATTGGAATAATTAACAAATTCATATTCTAACATATTCATATtctaataaatattatataaataaatgtagaaTAAGTTTCAAAATTATCCAAGTGACAATCCTGGTGCTTTGCTAGTATTAGAAATCTTCAATGGAGAGAATTATGTTGCATTTAGTCGTTCGATAATCATTGCATTGACAGTCAAGAACAAGGCACAGTTCATAGATGGTTTGATTGTTTCTACCCCCCTTCTGATCAATTTGTCAAACACATAACATAATTAAGGGCAAATAATCTGGTTCTTTCTTGATTAATGAATTCtatttcaaaagaaataaaaaatagctTGTTATTTGTGGTTTCTGTTGTTGATTTTTGGAATGGACTCAAAGCCAGATATCTCAAAAGTGATGGACCAAGAGTTCtccatcttgaaaaatctttgagtTGCATCAGTCAGGGTGCTCTTTCTATTACTGAGTATTTCAGTACCTTCAAGACTCTTTGGGACGAGTACATTAGCTATAGGCCATTTCCAACTTACACATGTGGACAAATAGCAACATGTACTTGCAAACTTTTTACTTTTCTACAAATCAAACAACAATCTAATTATGTACTTAAATTCTTGGTGGGGCTAAATGATTCTTATTCCTCTGTGAGAAGCCAATTGCTACTCATGGTTCCTTTACCAAGCATGTCCAAAGTTTTTTCTCTACTGCTTCAAGAAGAGAGTTAGAGGCAACTTACAAATTCTTCTACGTATAATGAGACTCACGCTTTGATGGCAAAGCAATTTAATCAACAGAATTACCAACCGAAATCTTTCAAAGGCAAACCAAAGAATTCTACTCTACACTGTACTCATTGTGGTTATAATGGTCACACAATGGATAAATGTTTTCAGCTTCATGGTTATCCCCTTGGTTGGAATAGACCAAAGGGAAGAAGAAATGAAGTTTTTGCTCATGTTGCCATTACAACTCCAGAAGTCTACAATCAAAATAGTAGTGAGCAACAAAAGTTTTGCTTCACTCTGGAGGAATTTAATAAACTAATGGCACTTGCCAATTCCGCACAGCCCAATTCTTCCAACCAGAATACTGCCCAACCAGCTGTTAATCTTGTCACCACTTCTCAATTTTCTGGTAAAGTGTTTTCTTGTAATTATGTTACTTCTAAGCCAAATCTAGTCTATCTTGAATTCTTGACACAAGTGCAACAGATCATATGATCTGCTCACCACTTTTATATCATTCTATACCTAAACCAATTAATGCATCCATAAACCTTCCTAATGGTACTACAGTTCCAGCTACACATATTGGTACTGTATGTCTCTCAGAttccttatttttacataatgtCTTGTGtgttccttatttttcttttaatctaCTTTATGTTTCTAAACTCACTAAACAATCCAATCTTTTTCTTACCTTTACTGCTTCTCATTGCTTTTTGCAAGACCAGTCAATAAAaaagatgattgggattgctcTTGAGAAAAAAAGACTTTACCATCTCACTCAAGCTTCTTCAAAAGCTAAATCCTGCATTTCTTTTCAGTTTAATTCTACACCTTTTGCTTTATCTTCTACTCACAAGCTATTAGATATATGGCATTGTAGATTAGGATATGTATCTAGTTCAAGATTACATTCTTTCAAACAGATTGATTTTGCTATCACTTTTGATTGTACAAATGTTTGTGACATATGCCCtttagcaaagcaaagaaggcttCCTTTTCCTATAGTACAAAGTAATTTTAATAAAAGTTTCGATTTgattcattgtgatatatggggtcctTTTGGCACTACTTCTTACTCTAGTTTTCGATATTTTTTTACTATTGTTGATGACTCACAAGGTGTACTTGGGTACACATGTTTAAAGCTAAATCAGAAGTGTCATCTTTAATCAAAACTTTCTATAAAATGATAGCAAATCAGTTTTCTTCTTCTATCAAAGCTATACGGTCTGACAATGGACCAGAACTTTTACTTACGAAATTTTATCataaatatagtattttacaTCAGAAAAGCTGTtagaaactccacaacaaaatggtattgtggaaagaaaacatcaacatctTCTGAGCACTGCACAAGCCTTAACGTTTCAAGCCAACCTACCATTAATTTTTTGGAGTGACTGTGTGCTTACTGCAACACACATAATCAATAGAATTCCCACTCCTCTACTTCAAAATAAATCCCCTTTTGAAAGACTCTTTAACAAAACACCTAATTTTTCTCATTTAAGAGTTTTTGGCTGCCTTTGTTTTGCATCAACTCTACAAAGTCACATACAGaaatttgattcaagagctaTAAAATACATATTTCTTAGATATCTTTCTCATATTAAAGGTTATTATAAACTCATGGATCTAAACACCAATAAAATAATTGTTTCTCGGAATGTTATATTTCATGAAACAATTTTTCCTTTCCAAATGTTACCACCAAATCTTGAACATCATTCTTTTATGTTTCCTATTTCACAAACCATTTCAGATTTCTCTTCTGACAgctcatttttcaattcataTCAGAATATAGAATCTACATCATCACATAATAATTCCCTTTTTTTCTCTGCACCTCATACACATGTTGTTTCAGATTCATCTACTTTTCCATCTCCTTCTAGTATGACTCCAACTGATTCAACTGACCAAGATATTATTGTGGTAATATCTCTCCATCTCTAAGTGCAACTCAAGCATATACTTCAACTGATTCCACTGGcaatttttattctcttcatcCTTTTCTTTCTACCAACAGACTATTCACATCATATAAAGCTTTTTTAACTTCTATCACTAACTCTCCAGAACCCAAAACATATAAACAAACTTCTAGACTTCCTGAATGGCAAGCTGCcatgaaaaatgaacttaatgcttTGGAGTTGAATGAAACTTGGGAGCTTGTTACTCTTCCTAACAATAAAAGGtctattggttgtaaatgggtattcaaagtaaaatataaagctgatggAACTATAAAGAGACATAAAGCTAGATTGGTGGTCAAAGGGTATACTCAGCAAGAAGGCCTAGATTTTTTTTATACCTTCTCTCCTGTGGCCAAAATTACTTCCATTCGATTATTACTTGTTGTAGCTGCAGCAAAACAATGGCATCTCCATCAACTAGATGTTAATAATGCATTTTTGCATGGTGATTTACATGAAGAGGTATACATGGACTTTCCTCCTAGTTTGGCTATCCACGGAGAACAGAAAGTTTGTCGTCTTTTAAAGTCTTTTGGCTTAAAGCAGGCTTCTCAGCAATGGTTTTCCAAGCTATTTGATGCTCCCATTTCCTATGGTTTTGGTCAAGGTAATTCTGATTGTTCTATGTTCATTAAGAAATCTGCCAGTTCCTTAATGTCTTATtagtttatgtggatgatgtGCTCTTGACAAGTGATAGTATTCAAGAAATTGAAAGGTTGGAGTCTCTTTTAGATGTAAAATTCACTATTAAAGACTTAAGCCAACTGAAATACTTTCTTGGCTTAGAAGTTGTAAGGTCCAAAGCTGGTATATCTTTATGCCAACGAAAGTACATACTTGACTTACTTGCTGACACTGATTTAACTAGTTCAAAACTTGCTGCCTTCCCTATGGAATCTACTCTCAAGTCATCTGCAAATGATACCAATTTATATGAAGATCCATCAGGCTATCAAAGACTTATTGGCCACTTACTTTACTTAACCCTTACCAAGCCTGACTTAGCCTACTCTTTGCAAGTGCTCAGTTAGTTTTTAGCTAAACCTGCTGTCAGCCACCATCAAGCAGCCATTTGAGTATTGAGGTATCTTAAGGCTACTCTGGGGCAAGGTCTCTTCTTTCCATCCTCTTCAGATTTTCAATTAAAAGGTTTTTCAGATAGTGATTGGGCAGGCTGTGTAGATTCTCAAAGGAGCGTCACTGGTTTTGCAATCTTTCTTGGCAACTCGTTGgtttcatggaaatcaaagaaacaagttACCATCAATCGCTCGTTTGCATAGGCAAAGTACCGAGCTCTTGCTACTACAACATGTGAAATCTAATGGCTTTTCTATGCCTTACAAGACCTGGATATCAATCATTACCAGTTAATTTTGTTATATATTGACAGTAAATCAACAATGTCCATAGTCACAAATCCTGTTCAACATGAGAGAACAAAACATATCCAAATCGATTGCCATCTTATTAGAGAAAAATTGCAGCAACATGTTATTAAACTTTTCCGTATTCCATCAAAGTTACAGCTAGCAGACATATTTATAAAGCCCCTCGAATCTTTATCTTTTCATCATAATCTTTGCAAAATGAACATTTATAACAACAATGTTCATCTTGAGGGGGGGTGTTGGAGTATTCCATCTTATATTGAGAATATGGAATTAAAAAGGAAAgtagaaagaattaaaacagaaagaaagaaagaagaaaagagatgtaaatttaatttttcattaatcACAATCCAGCATTTGCTGTTTGCCATTTCTATTTTTGTTCTCTCCACTAAACTCGGGTTCTCAACATCTAGCAAAGCTTTATGACAAATCAAGCCATATAAGCTGGACTACAAGATTAATGAATTAACAGTCCATTAACCATCCAGAGCTTAACTCAACTTTGGATCAATGAACTCTTCAAAATTTTGAGCAATAAAagcctaaagaaaaaaaaaatttaattactCAGAAATCATCTCAAGGCTAAATTGATCAAAACAATAATTTCACCAACAGATTAATAAATCAAGATTATCATTCCCGACATGGCCCGCAAGCTTGTTTAACACtaacaagtttttttttattattattattttaaaaagcctcttgaaataattttttattgttcCCCCTTGATATTACAGGATTAGGGTTCCTCCACCACCATCCTATCCTATCACTCATTCAATAATCTTGGCAATGTGATTCTGTCCCTGAATTTTCTGAGCCTCTTCAAAGCTTTGCTCTCCGTAGTTCTAATTTGGCAATGGTACCCAAATGGACTTCATCAGGACCATCTGCAATTCTCAGAGTTCTAGCCGTAGCCCACAGATGTGCCAGGACTGTGTCGGAAGACACGCCAGCTGCACCATGCACCTGCATTGCCATGTCTAGCACCTGCAGTGCCATGTTTGGAGCTGCTACCTGCTTGATCCACGGGTGTGGAAATTTTTAAACCACCCAAGTAAGAAGttcaaaacaacaacaaataaacTATTTATGACCAATATTATGGTGAAACAACCTATCTGGTCTAAAAATCCTGAACTTTGAATGTACAGATTGCATAAGAGTTCTATACCTTGGCCATTGCAAGAATCCCACGGGCTCTGACATTTCCAAACTGATCAAGCTGATCTGCAGCTTCCAGAACCAACAATCTGGTTCTCTCAAGCTCCACTCGGCACTGCAAGAGAGACAGCCAATTAAGCAAGACAATGACAAACTTCTGAAAATATTCTTGTTGCGGAATTTGGCCcagaaataaataatatttttggcAGATCagaatttggagttatatatgATCAcgagaaataaatgataaaaataaataaataaataacacacacaaGACACAggagatttacgtggttcggtagtGTGCCTATCAGCTGTAGCAACTTTTTCAACACTAATAAAATCATTAGATATAATATCTCAAATAAAGTGAAACTTGACAGCTCATTATACATTTGATTTTTGGTCAAATGTATTGCACTCTGCCTGTCACAGTAAATAACAGTTTAATTTTATTGTAAGCCTAAATCAGAAACCAAACCTCTAAGCCAAATGAC
This genomic stretch from Malania oleifera isolate guangnan ecotype guangnan chromosome 3, ASM2987363v1, whole genome shotgun sequence harbors:
- the LOC131151220 gene encoding probable pectinesterase/pectinesterase inhibitor 21 — protein: MSFQGYNNVSGGRPPAAGGKKKKVAIIGVSSIVLVAMVVAVAVGVSHRQGSSAGTGSSSGSGDISTTTKAVKAICQPTDYKETCEKTLSSAAGNTSDPKELIKAGFQVAMNEIREAAKNSTTLQELAKDPRTSQALENCRELMDYSIDDLQNSFNQLGEFNLSNLDDYVEDLKVWLGGAITYQQTCLDGFENTTGDAGEKMKKVLKTAGELSSNGLAMVSEISSLLSSLQIPGFSRRLLSDESDDSAADDSAWWESRRNLMEATPATVKPDVVVAKDGSGKFKTVGEALTLIPKKSNKTFVIYIKEGVYNEQVIVTKDMTHVMMIGDGPTKTKITGNKNYIDGVQTFKTATVAVIGSNFMAKDMGFENMAGAVKHQAVALRVQSDFSVFYNCRMDGYQDTLYTQTHRQFYRDCVITGTIDFIFGDGSVVFQNCRMLVRKPLENQQCIVTAQGRIDRRESTALVLQNCIIAADVGFDPAKDKVNVFLGRPWKEYSRTIIMQSQIDGLIHPDGWLPWMGDFGLKTCFYTEFGNRGAGASVNKRVKWRGIKTITPQHAVDFTAGRFIGGDKWIRPTGVPYTSGMMTV